A part of Aegilops tauschii subsp. strangulata cultivar AL8/78 chromosome 2, Aet v6.0, whole genome shotgun sequence genomic DNA contains:
- the LOC141040627 gene encoding uncharacterized protein, translating into MEDAFAWPHDPSGMYTARSTYDKLNQGAIRSPTAAAIWRSWAPLKCKIFAWLAVQHRLWTSDRRTRHGLQDNTSPCYTCLQEEDTVEHIVVQCVYARQVWHTCFDSLQINALPPNDTDTLVEWWLRARSGFQGKHKRGFDSVVIGAAWMLWKQRNAKVFNRPEQVKDYSELARAILDEIREWYNAGVGAGGLDRFVRDHT; encoded by the coding sequence ATGGAGGATGCCTTTGCTTGGCCACATGACCCTTCGGGCATGTATACAGCGAGATCCACCTATGACAAACTTAATCAGGGCGCGATCAGATCACCTACTGCTGCCGCGATTTGGCGTAGCTGGGCACCACTAAAGTGCAAGATCTTTGCTTGGCTCGCCGTGCAGCATCGGCTTTGGACATCTGACAGACGGACGCGACATGGGTTGCAGGACAACACCTCGCCTTGCTACACTTGCTTGCAGGAGGAGGATACAGTTGAGCACATTGTGGTGCAGTGTGTTTACGCTCGCCAGGTGTGGCACACGTGTTTCGACTCCCTACAAATCAATGCCCTTCCTCCCAATGACACGGACACACTTGTGGAGTGGTGGCTTAGAGCTCGCTCTGGTTTCCAAGGGAAACACAAGCGAGGTTTTGACTCGGTCGTCATCGGCGCGGCTTGGATGCTGTGGAAGCAAAGGAACGCCAAGGTGTTCAATCGGCCGGAGCAAGTTAAAGACTATAGTGAGCTAGCTAGAGCCATCCTTGATGAAATCCGCGAGTGGTATAATGCAGGTGTGGGTGCGGGTGGATTAGACCGTTTTGTGAGAGATCACACTTGA